A window of the Emys orbicularis isolate rEmyOrb1 chromosome 1, rEmyOrb1.hap1, whole genome shotgun sequence genome harbors these coding sequences:
- the LOC135895636 gene encoding histone H2A.J, protein MSGRGKQGGKVRAKAKSRSSRAGLQFPVGRVHRLLRKGNYAERVGAGAPVYMAAVLEYLTAEILELAGNAARDNKKTRIIPRHLQLAIRNDEELNKLLGKVTIAQGGVLPNIQAVLLPKKTESHKAKSK, encoded by the coding sequence ATGTCAGGCCGGGGAAAGCAGGGCGGTAAGGTGCGGGCTAAGGCGAAGTCTCGCTCCTcgcgggctgggctgcagttcccggTGGGTCGAGTGCACCGCCTGCTCCGCAAAGGTAATTATGCTGAGCGGGTAGGAGCTGGAGCTCCGgtctatatggccgcggtgctagAGTATCTGACCGCTGAGATTCTCGAATTAGCCGGCAACGCTGCTCGGGACAACAAGAAAACCAGGATCATCCCCCGTCACCTGCAGCTCGCCATCCGTAACGACGAAGAACTCAATAAGCTCCTGGGGAAAGTCACGATCGCTCAAGGTGGTGTCCTGCCCAACATCCAGGCCGTGCTGCTGCCCAAGAAAACTGAGAGCCACAAGGCCAAGAGCAAGTAA